Proteins from one Ornithobacterium rhinotracheale genomic window:
- a CDS encoding phage protein Gp36 family protein: MFLNIEELKTVATREVIDLITNSDDSIVEEIIAESIDLMKSYLFRYYNASAVFEKQGEERSKVLLKYLKDIVIHEVYIRRTKKMNEVAKIRYDEALLWLEKIAKGDIEADLPKKMEDTNGDGSPDEPIPFMKLGSRKTYKNHW, from the coding sequence ATGTTTTTAAATATAGAAGAACTCAAAACCGTAGCAACTCGTGAAGTGATAGATTTAATCACCAATAGCGATGATAGCATCGTGGAGGAAATCATTGCCGAAAGCATCGACCTTATGAAGTCCTACCTTTTTAGGTATTACAACGCTTCTGCCGTATTTGAAAAACAAGGCGAGGAGCGCTCCAAAGTACTTCTTAAATACCTAAAAGACATTGTTATTCACGAGGTCTATATCCGCAGAACCAAGAAAATGAACGAAGTGGCAAAAATCCGATACGATGAAGCGCTACTTTGGTTAGAAAAAATAGCCAAAGGAGACATCGAGGCCGACTTGCCAAAAAAAATGGAGGACACCAACGGCGATGGCTCCCCCGATGAGCCTATTCCCTTTATGAAGCTCGGCAGCCGTAAAACCTATAAAAATCACTGGTAA